A window of Actinobacillus suis ATCC 33415 contains these coding sequences:
- the rsmE gene encoding 16S rRNA (uracil(1498)-N(3))-methyltransferase — translation MRIPRIYHPELLANQTSCILSEDATNHVGRVLRMAEGDQIILFDGSNHIFHATLQAVGKKQIIAKIDSSELDNRESNLAIHLGQVISRGDRMEFTIQKSVELGVKTITPLWSERCGVKLNDERQDKKLQQWQKIAIAACEQCGRNEIPEIRPIMKLTDWCKEQDDMLKLNLHPRAKYTIRQLPNVPEAGVRLLIGSEGGLSAEEIAMTETQGFTEVLLGKRVLRTETASLAAITALQVCFGDI, via the coding sequence ATGCGCATTCCAAGAATTTACCATCCTGAATTATTAGCGAATCAAACCAGTTGTATTTTAAGTGAAGATGCAACTAATCACGTCGGTCGTGTATTACGTATGGCGGAAGGCGATCAAATTATTTTATTTGACGGATCAAACCACATTTTCCACGCGACATTACAAGCGGTTGGAAAAAAGCAAATTATTGCAAAAATTGATAGCAGCGAATTGGATAATCGTGAATCCAATTTAGCGATCCATTTAGGGCAAGTGATTTCTCGCGGCGATCGGATGGAATTTACCATTCAAAAATCGGTTGAGCTAGGCGTAAAAACCATTACTCCGCTTTGGTCTGAACGCTGTGGGGTAAAACTTAACGATGAACGCCAAGACAAAAAACTACAGCAATGGCAAAAAATTGCGATTGCCGCTTGTGAACAATGCGGACGTAATGAAATTCCTGAAATTCGCCCGATTATGAAACTGACCGACTGGTGCAAAGAACAAGATGATATGCTGAAATTAAATCTGCATCCTCGTGCGAAATACACCATTCGCCAGCTGCCAAATGTGCCTGAAGCTGGCGTACGTTTATTAATCGGTTCGGAAGGCGGCTTATCCGCTGAAGAAATCGCGATGACTGAAACTCAAGGCTTTACCGAAGTTTTACTCGGCAAACGAGTCTTGCGTACGGAAACCGCCTCCCTTGCGGCAATTACCGCCCTACAGGTTTGTTTTGGAGATATTTAA
- a CDS encoding SPFH domain-containing protein, with product MDFIYVAVGVALIAILVLSLVIALLFRRVVKTNEVHIVQSGGKTTSYGKDTGNGNVYYAFPSWLPVIGVSTIVLPVSVFSIKIDNYEAYDLERLPFVVDITAFFRVSDSNLAAQRVSDFHDMNIQLVDIIQGSVRSILSSRNLNDILQVRSELGDDFTQAVKEQLKNWGIEPVKNIELMDIRDSGNSKVIFNIMEIKKSFIEKESRVEVARNQKEAQIAEIEAKKEADVKRQEAEKEVGLKTVENQREVAVSNEQAQQLVKEQEKITKEREMEVKRVAEVKQAEIAKDVEIVKADQEKRTQEIKAEANKNALIIDSEAEKQHQILVAEGEKQKAFLAAEALLETKDKEAQGIAKIGSAEAEAKQKLEISLVSGQIELAKEIGGNEGYQSYLISIRQIEANQAIGIEQAKALSNSDMKFIINDEKVDKGIQRVGELFSSTGGTKIAATLEGLNQSDLGKALIGKFLGTNGSEPKTSDK from the coding sequence ATGGATTTTATTTATGTCGCAGTGGGTGTTGCGCTGATTGCTATTTTAGTGCTTTCATTGGTAATTGCATTGCTATTTCGCCGAGTGGTGAAAACCAATGAAGTACACATTGTACAGTCGGGCGGAAAGACCACCTCTTATGGTAAAGATACCGGAAATGGTAACGTTTATTATGCGTTTCCTTCATGGTTACCTGTGATTGGTGTGAGTACGATTGTGCTGCCGGTTTCGGTCTTTTCTATCAAAATTGATAACTACGAAGCATATGATTTAGAACGTTTGCCTTTTGTGGTGGATATCACCGCTTTCTTCCGTGTATCCGATTCAAATCTTGCCGCACAACGTGTGTCGGATTTCCATGATATGAATATTCAATTGGTTGATATTATCCAAGGCTCGGTGCGTTCGATTCTTTCAAGCCGTAATTTAAACGATATTTTACAAGTACGTTCGGAATTGGGTGATGATTTTACCCAAGCGGTCAAAGAACAATTGAAAAATTGGGGGATTGAGCCGGTTAAGAATATTGAACTGATGGATATTCGTGATAGCGGCAATTCAAAAGTAATTTTCAATATTATGGAAATTAAAAAATCATTTATTGAAAAAGAGAGCCGTGTCGAAGTCGCTCGTAACCAAAAAGAAGCACAAATTGCGGAAATTGAAGCGAAAAAAGAAGCGGATGTAAAACGCCAAGAGGCGGAAAAAGAAGTCGGCTTAAAAACGGTAGAAAATCAACGAGAAGTGGCGGTGTCTAACGAACAAGCGCAACAGTTGGTGAAAGAGCAAGAAAAAATCACTAAAGAACGCGAGATGGAAGTCAAACGTGTTGCGGAAGTAAAACAAGCGGAAATTGCCAAAGATGTTGAAATTGTAAAAGCGGATCAGGAAAAACGTACACAAGAAATTAAGGCGGAAGCGAATAAAAATGCGTTGATTATTGATTCTGAAGCTGAAAAACAACATCAAATTTTAGTAGCGGAAGGTGAAAAACAAAAAGCGTTTTTAGCTGCTGAAGCATTGCTTGAAACAAAAGATAAAGAAGCGCAAGGTATTGCGAAAATCGGTTCGGCAGAAGCAGAAGCGAAGCAAAAACTGGAGATTTCATTAGTATCCGGTCAAATTGAATTAGCGAAAGAAATCGGGGGTAATGAAGGTTATCAAAGCTACTTGATCAGTATTCGTCAAATTGAAGCAAATCAGGCGATTGGTATTGAACAAGCGAAAGCACTTTCAAATTCAGATATGAAATTTATCATTAATGATGAAAAAGTGGATAAAGGTATTCAGCGCGTAGGTGAGTTATTCAGTTCGACCGGCGGCACGAAAATTGCTGCAACGTTGGAAGGATTAAACCAATCAGACTTAGGTAAGGCATTAATTGGTAAGTTTTTAGGTACTAACGGCTCGGAGCCTAAAACATCGGATAAATAG
- the nrdB gene encoding class Ia ribonucleoside-diphosphate reductase subunit beta, giving the protein MAYTTFSQNKNNQLKEPMFFGQNVNVARYDQQKYELFEKLIEKQLSFFWRPEEVDVSQDRIDYQSLPEHEKHIFISNLKYQTLLDSIQGRSPNVAFLPLVSIPELETWIETWTFSETIHSRSYTHIIRNIVNDPSIVFDDIVTNEEIIKRAKDISCYYDDLIRDSQLYTLYGEGCYTVDGKQYQVTLRNLKRQLYLCLMSVNVLEAIRFYVSFACSFAFAERQLMEGNAKIIKFIARDEYLHLTGTQNMLNIMAAGQDDPEMAQIAEECKQEAYELFVAAAEQEKEWAAYLFKDGSMIGLNEDILVKYVEYITNIRMQAVGLPRPFATASNPIPWINAWLVSDNVQVAPQEVEVSSYLVGQIDAKVDTNDFDSFEL; this is encoded by the coding sequence ATGGCATATACCACTTTCTCACAAAATAAAAATAATCAATTAAAAGAACCGATGTTTTTCGGGCAAAATGTCAATGTCGCCCGTTATGACCAACAAAAATATGAATTATTTGAAAAGTTAATCGAAAAACAACTCTCATTTTTCTGGCGTCCGGAAGAAGTTGATGTCTCGCAAGATCGTATCGACTACCAATCATTGCCGGAACACGAAAAACATATTTTTATCAGTAACTTAAAATATCAAACATTACTTGATTCTATTCAAGGTCGCAGCCCGAACGTGGCATTTTTGCCGTTAGTATCGATTCCGGAGTTGGAAACTTGGATCGAAACCTGGACATTTTCCGAAACGATCCACTCACGTTCTTACACGCATATCATCCGTAATATCGTGAATGATCCGTCGATTGTGTTTGACGATATCGTAACTAACGAAGAAATTATTAAACGTGCGAAAGATATTTCTTGCTACTACGATGATTTAATTCGAGATTCGCAACTTTATACACTCTACGGAGAAGGTTGTTATACGGTGGACGGCAAGCAATACCAAGTGACCTTACGTAACTTAAAACGCCAACTTTATTTATGCTTAATGAGTGTGAACGTACTGGAGGCGATTCGTTTTTACGTGTCGTTCGCTTGTTCTTTTGCGTTTGCCGAGCGTCAGTTAATGGAAGGTAATGCCAAAATCATCAAATTTATCGCACGTGATGAATACCTACATTTAACCGGCACACAAAATATGTTGAACATTATGGCAGCCGGACAAGATGATCCGGAAATGGCACAAATTGCCGAAGAATGTAAACAAGAAGCTTATGAGCTTTTTGTGGCAGCGGCAGAACAAGAAAAAGAATGGGCGGCGTATTTATTTAAAGACGGTTCAATGATTGGTTTAAATGAAGATATTTTGGTGAAATATGTCGAATATATTACCAATATTCGAATGCAAGCGGTCGGATTACCTCGCCCTTTTGCCACCGCTTCAAATCCGATTCCGTGGATTAATGCTTGGTTGGTGTCTGATAACGTACAAGTTGCACCGCAAGAAGTCGAAGTCAGCTCCTATTTGGTTGGGCAAATCGATGCTAAAGTCGATACGAATGATTTTGACAGTTTTGAACTCTAA
- the nrdA gene encoding class 1a ribonucleoside-diphosphate reductase subunit alpha: MQKTLMVTKRSGQQEPFDLDKIHRVITWAAEGLQNVSVSQVELSAHIQFYQGIRTADIHETIIKAAADLISTETPDYQYLAARLAMFHLRKKAYGDFTPPHLFTHIKKLVALGKYDQALLTDYTEQEWQLMNEFLVHSRDMDFSYAAVKQLEGKYLVQNRVTGEIYESAQFLYLLVAACLFSKYPKAIRLDYVKRFYDATSTFKISLPTPIMSGVRTPTRQFSSCVLIECGDSLDSINATSAAIIKYVSQRAGIGINTGAIRALGSPIRQGEAFHTGCIPFYKHFQSAVKSCSQGGVRGGAATVYYPLWHLEVESLLVLKNNRGVEDNRCRHMDYGVQLNKLMYQRLIKGGEITLFSPSDVDGLYEAFFADQDKFEQLYLQYEQDPTIRKRSVKAVELFSLLMQERASTGRIYIQNVDHCNTHSPFNPQVAPIKQSNLCLEIALPTKPLNDINDENGEIALCTLSAFNLGTLQNLDEFEPLADLVVRALDALLDYQDYPVKAAKHAALARRSLGIGVINYAYYLAKNGVRYSDGSANALTHRTFEAMQYYLLKASLNLAKEQGACKLFDETSYAQGILPIDSYKKELDNLTTEPLHYDWESLRAEIKQFGLRNSTLSSLMPSETSSQISNATNGIEPPRGYVSIKASKDGILKQVVPEYEKLRSQYELLWDIPDMSGYLQLVGIMQKFIDQAISANTNYDPQKFEDGKVPMKRLLADLLTAYKYGLKTLYYQNTRDGAEDAQQDLNDGCAGGACKI, translated from the coding sequence ATGCAGAAAACATTGATGGTAACCAAACGTAGCGGGCAACAAGAGCCGTTTGATTTGGACAAAATTCATCGTGTTATTACTTGGGCTGCCGAAGGCTTACAGAATGTATCGGTATCACAAGTGGAACTGAGCGCCCATATTCAGTTTTACCAAGGTATTCGCACTGCTGATATTCACGAGACAATCATCAAAGCTGCCGCTGATTTAATCAGTACCGAAACGCCGGATTATCAATATCTTGCTGCGCGTTTAGCGATGTTTCATCTGCGTAAAAAAGCTTACGGGGACTTCACCCCACCTCATTTATTCACTCATATTAAAAAGCTGGTTGCACTCGGTAAATACGATCAAGCGCTGTTAACCGACTATACTGAACAAGAATGGCAGTTAATGAATGAGTTCCTCGTACACAGCCGAGATATGGATTTTTCCTATGCGGCGGTCAAACAGCTCGAAGGAAAATATTTAGTCCAAAATCGAGTGACCGGTGAGATCTATGAGTCGGCACAATTCTTATATCTGCTAGTTGCTGCCTGCTTGTTTTCGAAATATCCGAAAGCCATACGTTTGGATTATGTAAAACGCTTTTACGATGCGACTTCAACCTTCAAAATTTCATTGCCTACCCCGATTATGTCGGGGGTAAGAACACCGACTCGTCAGTTTAGTTCTTGTGTATTAATTGAATGCGGCGATAGTTTGGATTCAATCAATGCTACTTCCGCTGCGATTATTAAATATGTGTCGCAACGTGCGGGCATTGGCATTAACACCGGTGCAATCCGTGCCTTAGGCAGCCCGATTCGTCAAGGAGAAGCTTTCCACACTGGTTGCATTCCGTTTTATAAGCATTTCCAAAGTGCGGTGAAATCTTGCTCTCAAGGCGGTGTACGTGGCGGCGCTGCAACGGTTTATTACCCGCTATGGCACTTGGAAGTAGAAAGTTTATTGGTGTTAAAAAACAATCGAGGTGTGGAAGACAACCGCTGTCGTCATATGGACTACGGCGTACAGCTCAACAAGCTGATGTATCAACGCTTAATTAAGGGTGGCGAAATCACCTTATTCAGCCCGTCTGATGTCGATGGTTTGTATGAAGCGTTTTTTGCTGATCAAGACAAATTTGAACAACTTTATCTGCAATATGAACAAGATCCGACTATTCGCAAACGCAGTGTGAAAGCGGTTGAGTTATTTTCACTACTTATGCAGGAACGTGCCTCAACTGGTCGTATTTATATTCAAAATGTCGATCATTGCAATACGCATTCGCCGTTTAATCCACAAGTTGCACCGATCAAACAATCCAATTTGTGTTTAGAAATCGCATTGCCGACCAAACCACTGAACGATATTAACGATGAAAACGGAGAAATCGCACTCTGTACCCTTTCAGCATTTAACTTAGGTACTTTGCAAAATTTAGATGAATTTGAACCGCTTGCCGACTTAGTGGTACGCGCGCTAGATGCCTTGTTAGATTATCAAGATTATCCGGTGAAAGCGGCAAAACACGCCGCATTAGCTCGCCGTTCGCTTGGCATCGGGGTCATCAACTACGCTTATTACTTAGCGAAAAACGGCGTGCGTTATTCAGACGGTTCTGCCAATGCGCTTACGCACAGAACCTTTGAAGCGATGCAATATTATTTGCTGAAAGCCTCGCTCAATTTAGCCAAAGAACAAGGTGCTTGTAAGTTATTTGACGAGACTAGCTATGCTCAAGGCATTTTACCGATTGATAGCTATAAAAAAGAATTGGATAACCTGACAACAGAACCGTTGCATTATGATTGGGAAAGCTTGCGTGCAGAAATTAAGCAATTCGGTTTACGTAACTCAACATTAAGCTCATTAATGCCGTCAGAAACTTCCTCGCAAATTTCTAATGCAACCAACGGTATTGAGCCGCCGCGTGGCTACGTGAGTATCAAAGCCTCAAAAGACGGTATCTTAAAACAAGTTGTGCCGGAATATGAAAAGCTCCGTTCACAATACGAACTATTATGGGATATCCCCGATATGAGCGGTTACTTACAGCTGGTCGGTATTATGCAGAAATTCATTGATCAGGCGATTTCGGCAAATACCAATTATGACCCGCAAAAATTTGAAGACGGCAAAGTACCGATGAAACGCTTACTTGCCGATTTACTAACCGCTTATAAATACGGATTAAAAACGCTCTATTACCAAAATACCAGAGACGGAGCGGAAGACGCCCAACAAGATTTAAATGACGGTTGTGCCGGCGGCGCCTGCAAAATTTAG
- a CDS encoding metallophosphoesterase: MEYRYYITTGIAILVLQCLVFNFSRTVGWLFNLSTKSRKIVTFISYLAANGLAILTVTRTFNGFRITALMLALLLFALFVSLACAVIYRLFKGKQAVNFALKITYPFAFFGIVGFALYNAYTPKVVHYSVQLDKPLDQPLRIGVASDLHLGQWFGAKQLDKLAEIFNQQNVDLILLPGDIMDDNTDAYVAENMQPHFAKLKAPLGVYATLGNHDFFGKQQAIATEIQKAGIQVLWDQAAEINGKFTIIGRNDDLVKNRPSAAQLLTAVNSDLPVFLLDHRPTQIEQHSQLPIDLQVSGHTHKGQIFPANLMTNVIYRLHYGYEKIGLGHYFVTSGYGFWGIPMRLGSQSEVFIIDVKGK; this comes from the coding sequence TTGGAATATCGTTATTACATCACTACGGGAATTGCCATTCTTGTTTTGCAATGCCTCGTATTTAACTTTTCTCGTACCGTAGGTTGGCTATTCAACTTATCTACCAAATCACGCAAGATCGTAACATTTATTAGCTATTTAGCAGCAAATGGCTTAGCGATTCTTACCGTCACACGAACATTTAACGGTTTTAGAATTACGGCGCTAATGCTCGCCCTATTGCTGTTTGCATTATTCGTTAGCCTTGCTTGTGCGGTGATTTACCGCTTATTTAAAGGCAAACAAGCGGTCAATTTTGCCTTAAAAATTACCTATCCTTTCGCATTTTTCGGTATTGTTGGGTTCGCCTTATATAACGCTTACACTCCGAAAGTAGTGCATTATTCCGTACAATTGGATAAACCGCTTGATCAACCGCTGCGTATTGGGGTAGCAAGTGATCTGCACTTAGGGCAATGGTTTGGTGCAAAGCAATTAGATAAATTAGCGGAGATCTTTAACCAGCAAAATGTCGATCTGATTTTATTACCCGGCGATATTATGGACGACAATACCGATGCTTATGTAGCTGAAAATATGCAACCGCATTTTGCTAAGCTTAAAGCGCCTTTAGGGGTTTATGCCACTTTGGGTAATCACGATTTCTTCGGAAAGCAACAAGCGATTGCCACCGAAATTCAAAAAGCAGGTATCCAAGTACTATGGGATCAAGCGGCCGAAATTAACGGAAAATTTACCATTATCGGACGTAACGATGACCTCGTAAAAAACCGACCGAGTGCCGCTCAATTATTAACGGCAGTCAATTCGGATTTACCGGTGTTTTTACTTGACCATCGCCCAACGCAAATCGAGCAACATTCGCAATTACCGATTGATTTACAGGTGTCCGGACATACGCATAAAGGACAAATTTTTCCGGCAAATTTAATGACTAACGTGATTTATCGCCTGCACTATGGCTATGAAAAAATTGGTTTAGGACATTATTTTGTCACCTCCGGTTACGGCTTTTGGGGCATACCGATGCGGCTTGGTTCGCAATCTGAAGTCTTTATTATTGACGTAAAAGGTAAATAA
- a CDS encoding catalase — translation MSKCPFHHTSLTMNNGAPVVDNQNSLTAGPRGPLLAQDLWLNEKLANFVREVIPERRMHAKGSGAFGKFTVTHDITQYTKAAIFSEVGKETELFARFTTVAGERGAADAERDIRGFAVKFYTEQGNWDLVGNNTPVFFLRDPRKFPDLNKAVKRDPRTNMRSATNNWDFWTLLPEAFHQVTIVMSERGIPASYRHMHGFGSHTYSMINADNERFWVKFHFRTQQGIKNLTNEEAAAIIANDRESHQRDLYEAIEKGDFPKWTLYIQVMPEADAEKVPYHPFDLTKVWPKSDYPLIEVGVMELNRNPANFFADVEQSAFAPSNLVPGISVSPDRMLQARLFNYADAQRYRLGVNHHQIPVNAPRCPVHSNARDGQGRVDGNYGSTLHYEPNSFGQWQEQAQFAEPPLKINGDAAHWDFRQDDADYFSQPRVLFNNMTDSEKEALFKNTAAGMGDALDFIKYRHIRNCYFCDPAYGEGVAKALGMTVADAMEAYNTDPAMGQPGLLKPNF, via the coding sequence ATGTCTAAATGTCCATTCCATCATACATCATTAACGATGAACAACGGTGCGCCGGTTGTTGATAATCAAAATAGTTTAACTGCCGGTCCTCGCGGTCCATTACTTGCACAAGATTTATGGTTAAACGAAAAATTAGCTAACTTCGTACGTGAAGTGATTCCTGAGCGCCGTATGCACGCTAAAGGTTCTGGCGCATTCGGTAAATTCACTGTAACGCACGATATTACTCAATACACTAAAGCAGCAATTTTTAGCGAAGTGGGTAAAGAAACTGAATTATTCGCACGTTTTACCACCGTAGCCGGTGAACGTGGTGCGGCAGATGCAGAACGTGATATCCGTGGCTTTGCGGTTAAATTCTATACCGAACAAGGTAACTGGGACTTAGTTGGTAACAATACACCGGTATTCTTCTTGCGTGATCCTCGTAAATTCCCTGACTTAAACAAAGCGGTTAAACGTGACCCTCGTACTAATATGCGTAGTGCGACAAACAACTGGGATTTCTGGACGTTATTACCGGAAGCATTCCACCAAGTAACGATCGTAATGTCTGAACGTGGTATCCCGGCTTCATACCGCCATATGCACGGTTTCGGTTCACACACTTATAGTATGATTAATGCTGATAACGAACGTTTCTGGGTGAAATTCCACTTCCGTACCCAACAAGGTATCAAGAACTTAACCAACGAAGAAGCGGCGGCAATTATCGCAAATGATCGTGAATCACACCAACGTGATTTATATGAAGCAATCGAAAAAGGCGATTTCCCGAAATGGACGCTTTATATCCAAGTGATGCCGGAAGCTGATGCGGAAAAAGTACCATACCACCCGTTTGACTTAACCAAAGTATGGCCAAAATCAGACTATCCATTAATCGAAGTAGGGGTAATGGAATTAAACCGTAACCCAGCAAACTTCTTTGCAGATGTTGAACAATCTGCATTTGCACCGAGCAACTTAGTACCGGGTATCAGCGTATCTCCGGACCGTATGTTACAAGCTCGTTTATTTAACTATGCGGATGCACAACGTTACCGTTTAGGTGTAAACCACCACCAAATCCCGGTAAATGCGCCTCGTTGTCCAGTTCACAGCAATGCGCGTGACGGTCAAGGTCGTGTAGACGGTAACTACGGTTCAACTTTACATTATGAGCCGAATAGCTTCGGTCAATGGCAAGAACAAGCACAATTTGCAGAACCGCCACTCAAAATTAACGGTGATGCGGCACACTGGGATTTCCGCCAAGACGATGCGGATTATTTCAGCCAACCACGTGTGTTATTCAACAATATGACTGACTCAGAAAAAGAAGCGCTATTCAAGAATACAGCTGCTGGTATGGGCGATGCGTTAGACTTTATTAAATATCGCCATATCCGTAACTGCTACTTCTGTGATCCGGCTTACGGTGAAGGTGTAGCAAAAGCATTAGGTATGACCGTTGCAGATGCAATGGAAGCATACAACACTGATCCGGCAATGGGTCAACCAGGTTTATTAAAACCTAACTTCTAA